In Cygnus olor isolate bCygOlo1 chromosome 34 unlocalized genomic scaffold, bCygOlo1.pri.v2 SUPER_34A, whole genome shotgun sequence, one DNA window encodes the following:
- the LOC121062870 gene encoding olfactory receptor 6M1-like yields the protein MWGTMGNTTTVTEFILVGFPNSLEVEIVFFVVFLFVYLVTVLANTLIIVLVYVDCNLHSPMYYFLSNFSFIEISTTSTVVPKMLANVLSEKKTISFAGCFSQLYFYFFLVAAEFILFAIMSYDRYVAICHPLRYPTIMTGRVCNQLVLSAWVGGLVMILPSAVLRARLPYCGPNVIDHYFCDSAPLLHLACTDVLFVELNDLVVSLVLLLGSLALTAASYVWIISTILWIPSNQGRQKASATCASHFIVVSLGFGISIFIYLRPPQMNSVHLNKILSVLSSIVTPLLNPFIFSLRNEQMKEALKRTLCKLLGMTKQAGKP from the coding sequence ATGTGGGGAACAATGGGGAATACCACAACTGTGACAGAGTTCATCCTGGTTGGATTTCCTAACAGCCTTGAGGTAGAGATTGTCTTCTTCGTGGTGttcctgtttgtttatttagtcACTGTCCTGGCAAATACTCTTATCATTGTACTTGTATATGTAGACTGCAATCTCCATTCTCCCATGTACTACTTCCTCAGTAATTTCTCCTTCATTGAGATCTCCACAACCTCCACTGTGGTGCCGAAAATGCTGGCAAATGTTCtatcagagaagaaaaccatCTCCTTTGCGGGCTGCTTTAGCCAGCTCTACTTTTACTTCTTCCTTGTTGCAGCAGAGTTCATCCTCTTTGCCATCATGTCCTATGACCGGTATGTGGCAATATGCCACCCCCTGAGGTATCCCACCATCATGACAGGAAGGGTGTGCAACCAGCTTGTCCTCTCTGCGTGGGTGGGTGGCTTGGTCATGATCCTGCCATCAGCGGTCCTCAGAGCCAGGCTGCCCTACTGTGGTCCCAATGTCATTGACCACTACTTCTGTGACAGCGCGCCTCTCCTGCACCTCGCTTGTacagatgttttgtttgttgagCTGAATGATTTGGTGGTGTCTTTGGTCCTGCTCCTTGGTTCCCTGGCACTGACTGCAGCATCCTATGTCTGGATCATTTCAACCATACTCTGGATCCCATCTAACCAGGGCAGACAGAAAGCATCTGCCACTTGTGCTTCACATTTCATTGTGGTTTCCCTGGGCTTTGGCATCTCCATCTTCATCTATCTCAGGCCACCCCAGATGAACTCTGTGCACCTTAACAAAATCCTCTCCGTTCTCTCCAGCATTGTCACACCCCTTTTAAACCCTTTCATATTCAGTCTAAGGAACGAGCAGATGAAGGAAGCCTTGAAACGTACTTTGTGCAAGCTCCTGGGGATGACTAAGCAGGCGGGAAAACCGTGA
- the LOC121062864 gene encoding olfactory receptor 14A16-like, with amino-acid sequence MSNSSSISEFLLLPFADTRELQLLHFALFLGIYLAALLDNGLILTAVACDHRLHTPMYFFLLNLALIDLGCISTTLPKAMANSLWDTRAIFYAGCAAQVFIFLFLMSAEYFILTIMSYDRYVAICKPLHYGSLLGSRACAQMAAAAWGSGVLYALLHTANTFSLPLCQGNAVDQFFCEIPQIFRLSCSNSYLREVALLILSGFLFWGCFVFIVLSYVQIFRAVLRIPSQQGRHKAFSTCLPHLAVVSLFISTGIFSYLKPLSLSSPSLNVVVAVLYSVMPPAVNPLIYSMRNQELKDALRKAILWTFFRSDKLFLSLHK; translated from the coding sequence atgtccaacagcagctccatcagcgagttcctcctcctgccattcGCAGACAcacgggagctgcagctcctgcacttcgcgctcttcctgggcatctacctggctgccctcctggacaacggcctcatcctcacagctgtagcctgcgaccaccgcctccacacccccatgtacttcttcctcctcaaccttGCCCTGAttgacctgggctgcatctccaccactctccccaaagccatggccaattccctctgggacaccagggccatttTCTATGCAGGATGTGCTGCACaggtctttatttttctcttcctgatgtcAGCAGAGTATTTTATTCTCACTATCATGTCCTACGAccgctacgttgccatctgcaagcccctgcactatgggagcctcctgggcagcagagcttgtgcccagatggcagcagctgcctggggcagtggggttCTCTATGCTCTGCTGCACACCGCCAATACgttttccctgcccctctgccaaggcaatgctgtggatcagttcttctgtgaaatcccccagatTTTCAGGCTCTCCTGCTCAAACTcctacctcagggaagttgCACTCCTCATATTgagtggttttctgttttgggggtgttttgttttcattgtgctcTCCTATGTGCAGAttttcagggctgtgctgaggatccCCTCTCAGCAGGGACgacacaaagccttttccacatgtctccctcacctggccgtgGTCTCCCTGTTTATTAGCACAGGAATTTTTTCCTACCTGAAGCCCCTCTCCCTGTCCTCCCCATCCTTGAATGTAGTGGTGGCAGTTCTGTACTCGGTgatgcctccagcagtgaaccccctcatctacagcatgaggaaccaggagctgAAGGATGCCCTGAGGAAAGCGATTTTGTGGACATTTTTCAGAAGCGATaaacttttcctctctctccacaAATGA
- the LOC121062860 gene encoding coiled-coil domain-containing protein 81-like — MEGGWRVTITSDLTSAFPVLLQLSPKETEAIWDAVSEYILEELKQDKGVQVAGLGTFAVVQEQFHGKQELLLVRRPFFQLDIDELWLEEIYCPTEILPDGVKIEPLNYVQLSQATSFPLHVVKNCVQETILLYCFLLRSKEHVPFGFRDIGVLTCEDGFLCMKFYLDCVKRLESTAGLVALLHSRMWPAHLTAFSGETTARGIQMFPRFHLTVRRRPEAKVSTTSQEEAAGESRTRRVSECHPDNLLQRRKKLSLPMLTSWEPGTRQQDLEKKPSTSVLPPCPGSSPGTKKADRQETAPRAKSTTTALPAPEASRRVLQVPALPCGNDRAVWACTKASLCGAIPSRSLGMRSFSHLLPPSSLPQETEGGVPHTFPASYCLPCCHEPLHFDQGPWKRNKAFLGH; from the exons ATGGAGGGCGGCTGGAGGGTGACCATCACCTCTGACCTGACTTCTGCGTTCccagtgctcctgcagctctcccccaAAG AGACTGAGGCTATCTGGGATGCTGTATCCGAGTACATTCTGGAAGAGCTGAAGCAGGATAAG GGCGTTCAGGTTGCGGGACTCGGGACCTTTGCTGTTGTCCAAGAGCAATTCCATGGCAAACAAGAGCTGCTCTTGGTTCGAAGACCTTTCTTCCAGCTGGACATCGATGAGTTGTGGCTGGAGGAGATCTACTGTCCCACTGAGATCCTCCCTG ATGGCGTCAAGATTGAGCCGCTGAACTACGTGCAGCTATCGCAAGCCACCTCCTTCCCACTGCACGTGGTGAAGAACTGTGTGCAAGAGACCATCCTCTTGTACTGCTTCCTCCTGAGGAGCAAGGAGCACGTCCCCTTTGGCTTCAGGGACATTGGTGTTTTGACGTGCGAAGACGGTTTCCTGTGCATGAAGTTTTATCTGGACTGTGTCAAACGTCTAGAGAGCACTGCGGGCCTGGTTGCACTGCTCCACAGT AGAATGTGGCCGGCACATCTGACTGCCTTCAGTGGAGAGACCACCGCTCGTGGGATCCAGATGTTCCCAAG GTTTCATCTGACTGTGAGGAGAAGGCCAGAGGCCAAAGTTTCCACCACCTCgcaggaggaagctgcaggagagAGCAGGACCAGAAGAG TTTCAGAGTGCCATCCTGACaacctgctgcagaggaggaagaagcttTCCCTCCCCATGCTGACAAGCTGGGAGCCAGGCACAAGGCAGCAAGATCTGGAGAAGAAGCCTTCTACCAG TGTGCTCCCCCCGTGTCCAGGCAGCTCCCCCGGGACGAAGAAGGCAGACAGGCAGGAAACAGCTCCTCGAGCCAAGTCCACCACCACTGCGCTCCCTGCTCCTGAAGCCTCCAGGAGAGTGCTGCAGGTACCTGCTCTGCCTTGCGGCAATGACCGTGCTGTTTGGGCCTGTACAAAAGCCTCTTTGTGTGGAGCGATCCCGAGCAGGTCCCTTGGGATGCgttcattttcacatttgttaCCTCCTTCATCTCTTCCTCAGGAGACGGAAGGTGGCGTCCCGCACACCTTCCCTGCCTCTTACTGCCTCCCGTGTTGCCATGAGCCACTTCATTTTGACCAGGGGCCATGGAAAAGGAACAAGGCCTTTCTGGGTCATTGA